In Bosea vestrisii, the following are encoded in one genomic region:
- a CDS encoding DUF1801 domain-containing protein produces the protein MAGKTTKASAKKTATKTAGGAGASTEPVLLSGGNPQIAKGYGEAPVQAYIAAMPGWKSRLGARLDALITAAVPGVRKAVKWNSPLYGMEDDYWFLGIHVFAKYVKVAFFRGAGLDPVPPGPSKQKEVRYLDIREDDELDEAQFSAWVKQAATLPGEKM, from the coding sequence ATGGCGGGCAAGACCACCAAAGCATCGGCGAAGAAGACAGCGACGAAGACGGCAGGAGGGGCCGGCGCGAGCACGGAACCCGTCCTGCTTTCGGGCGGCAATCCGCAGATCGCCAAGGGCTATGGCGAGGCGCCGGTGCAGGCCTATATCGCCGCCATGCCTGGCTGGAAGAGCAGGCTCGGAGCCCGCTTGGACGCGCTGATAACCGCCGCCGTGCCCGGCGTCAGGAAGGCGGTGAAGTGGAACTCGCCGCTCTACGGCATGGAGGACGACTACTGGTTCCTCGGCATCCATGTCTTCGCAAAATATGTGAAGGTCGCCTTCTTCCGCGGCGCCGGGCTCGATCCTGTCCCACCCGGCCCCTCCAAGCAGAAGGAGGTGCGCTATCTCGACATCCGCGAGGATGACGAACTCGACGAGGCGCAGTTCAGCGCCTGGGTGAAGCAGGCCGCCACCTTGCCCGGCGAGAAGATGTGA
- a CDS encoding SRPBCC family protein has product MSTAATQTRSVTVEREIAHPPEKLWRALTQPHLIAEWLMKNDFAPVVGHRFNLRGEWGGVLDCEVLDIEPNRTLSYTWDFAHDDPAFDMKSVVTFTLTPTAKGTLLRMEQAGFRPEQKQAFGGARAGWQEFFGKLEQLLERAE; this is encoded by the coding sequence ATGAGCACCGCCGCAACGCAAACGCGCTCCGTCACCGTCGAGCGCGAGATCGCCCATCCGCCGGAAAAGCTCTGGCGCGCGCTGACGCAGCCGCATCTGATCGCGGAATGGCTGATGAAGAACGACTTCGCGCCGGTCGTCGGCCATCGCTTCAACCTGCGCGGCGAGTGGGGCGGCGTGCTCGATTGCGAAGTCCTCGACATCGAGCCGAACCGGACGCTGTCCTACACTTGGGACTTTGCCCATGACGACCCTGCCTTCGACATGAAGAGCGTCGTGACCTTCACGCTCACCCCGACGGCCAAAGGCACATTGCTGCGCATGGAGCAGGCCGGCTTCCGGCCGGAGCAGAAGCAGGCTTTTGGCGGCGCCCGGGCGGGCTGGCAGGAGTTCTTCGGCAAGCTGGAGCAGCTGCTGGAGCGGGCGGAGTGA
- a CDS encoding ABC transporter permease: MTGYLLRRLLSFFATLLSAAIVIFLVLEVLPGDPAAVTLGLNAAPEALAALRAEMGLDQPALLRFFSWIGGLITGDLGLSYTYRVPVTQLIGERMVVTLPLASMAILLASAIGIPLGALAAANHNRAGDAAVMVFAQAGLAIPNFWFGLLLVLVFAVGAGWLPAGGFPGWHAGFWPALKSLLLPAVALALPQAAILARVTRSAMLETMQEDYVRTARAKGVSRRRTMLRHVLRNALIPVVTVLGLQFSVLLAGAIIIENVFALPGLGRLVFQSIAQHDLIVVKDLVMLFSGLVVFINFAIELLYGLIDPRLRQAS; this comes from the coding sequence ATGACGGGCTACCTCCTGCGCCGGCTGCTGTCGTTTTTCGCGACGTTGCTCAGCGCGGCGATCGTCATCTTCCTCGTGCTGGAGGTCCTGCCGGGTGATCCCGCGGCGGTGACGCTCGGCCTCAACGCGGCGCCGGAAGCGCTCGCGGCACTGCGCGCCGAGATGGGCCTCGACCAGCCGGCGCTGCTGCGCTTCTTCTCCTGGATCGGCGGCCTCATCACCGGCGACCTCGGCCTCAGCTACACCTATCGCGTGCCGGTGACGCAATTGATCGGCGAGCGCATGGTGGTGACGCTGCCGCTCGCCTCGATGGCGATCCTGCTCGCCTCGGCTATCGGGATTCCCTTGGGGGCGCTCGCCGCGGCCAACCACAACCGTGCTGGCGATGCGGCGGTGATGGTCTTCGCCCAGGCTGGGCTCGCCATCCCGAACTTCTGGTTCGGCCTCCTGCTCGTGCTGGTCTTCGCGGTCGGCGCCGGCTGGCTGCCGGCCGGTGGCTTTCCGGGCTGGCATGCCGGCTTCTGGCCAGCACTGAAATCGCTGCTGCTGCCCGCCGTTGCGCTCGCTCTGCCGCAGGCGGCGATCCTTGCCCGTGTCACCCGCTCGGCCATGCTGGAGACGATGCAGGAGGACTATGTCCGTACCGCCCGTGCCAAGGGCGTCAGCCGGCGCCGCACCATGCTGCGCCATGTGCTGCGCAATGCGCTGATCCCGGTCGTGACCGTGCTGGGCCTGCAGTTCTCGGTGCTGCTGGCCGGCGCGATCATCATCGAGAACGTCTTCGCCCTGCCTGGTCTTGGCCGGCTCGTCTTCCAGTCGATCGCCCAGCATGACCTGATCGTGGTCAAGGACCTCGTCATGCTGTTCTCAGGCCTGGTCGTCTTCATCAATTTCGCGATCGAACTGCTCTACGGGCTGATCGATCCGCGCCTGCGGCAGGCGTCATGA
- a CDS encoding GntR family transcriptional regulator, with amino-acid sequence MSEALGGGEIGALRRERKPQRLAAASAGRATAASVVQDELRREILDMVLRPGVALSEKDLTARFGMSRTPVREALIRLKEEGLVEIFPQAGTFVARIPVGAIPEAVFIRQALECATVEVLARIASADDIARLDATIATLHESHEANDQERFHLADEAFHEVLAEGAGYPGVWKLAHAAKSQIDRCRRMTLPVPGRMAMVIREHLAIVDEIRRHDASAAVVAMRQHLGTLLPDLVHLKASYPDYFV; translated from the coding sequence ATGTCGGAAGCGCTAGGGGGAGGCGAGATTGGGGCACTACGCCGCGAGCGCAAACCGCAGCGCCTGGCCGCGGCATCCGCAGGCCGCGCCACGGCCGCTTCCGTCGTGCAGGACGAGCTTCGCCGCGAGATCCTCGACATGGTGCTGCGGCCCGGCGTGGCCCTGTCCGAGAAGGATCTCACCGCCCGCTTCGGCATGAGCCGCACGCCCGTACGCGAGGCGCTGATTCGGCTGAAGGAAGAGGGGCTGGTCGAGATCTTTCCACAGGCCGGCACCTTCGTCGCCCGCATTCCGGTGGGCGCGATCCCCGAGGCGGTCTTCATTCGCCAGGCGCTTGAATGCGCCACGGTCGAGGTGCTGGCGCGGATCGCGAGCGCCGACGATATCGCCCGGCTCGATGCGACGATCGCGACGCTGCACGAATCGCATGAGGCGAACGACCAGGAGCGTTTCCACCTTGCCGACGAGGCTTTCCACGAGGTGCTCGCCGAGGGGGCCGGCTATCCCGGCGTCTGGAAGCTCGCCCATGCCGCGAAGAGCCAGATCGACCGCTGCCGGCGCATGACGCTGCCGGTGCCAGGACGGATGGCGATGGTGATCCGCGAGCACCTCGCCATCGTCGACGAGATCAGGCGGCACGACGCCTCGGCCGCGGTCGTCGCGATGCGACAGCATTTGGGCACGCTGCTGCCCGACCTGGTGCATCTCAAGGCGAGCTATCCGGATTATTTCGTGTGA
- a CDS encoding ABC transporter substrate-binding protein, with translation MTTRRDLLAGAGLTALAIQLPLSAFAQAKDSVTIGMTLEPPTLDPTSGAAQAIREVVLQNIFEGLVAMDRTGKLVPALAESWTLAADNLTYTFKLRPNARFHDGTPFSSRDVKFSFERAVGPDSTNAQRWIFTPIESIEAPDPVRLIIKLKQPTANFVYGLSWGDAIVVSSATAANNKTNPIGTGPFKFARWNRGDRLELARNDEYWGAKPALAKAVFRFISDPQAQVAALRAGDIDVFTNLSAPEAIPQLKADPKLKVTLGKTEGETILAINNAKAPFSDVRVRQAISHVLDRKTIALGIYGFDLDYIGSHFSPLHPAYVDLTGTYPVDLAKAKSLLAAAGFPKGFECTLRLPPPAYARRGGEIVAALLAQIGITAKIEPLEFPQWLERVFKARDFDLTIISHTEPLDIANYARDDYYFQYRNPEFKALIEKIDRTVDEAERNKLYGDAQRMLARDAVNGFLFILPKITVTKADLDGMWTDWPLPLTPLAEVRWR, from the coding sequence ATGACGACGCGGCGCGATCTTCTGGCGGGAGCGGGCCTCACCGCGCTTGCAATTCAGCTTCCGCTCTCCGCCTTCGCGCAGGCTAAGGATAGCGTCACCATCGGCATGACACTGGAGCCTCCGACGCTCGACCCGACCTCGGGCGCGGCCCAGGCGATCCGCGAGGTCGTGCTGCAGAACATCTTCGAGGGGCTGGTGGCGATGGATCGCACCGGCAAGCTCGTGCCAGCGCTGGCCGAGAGCTGGACGCTCGCCGCCGACAACCTCACCTACACCTTCAAGCTCAGGCCCAACGCGCGCTTCCATGACGGCACGCCGTTCTCCTCGCGCGATGTGAAGTTCTCCTTCGAGCGGGCGGTCGGACCCGATTCGACCAATGCCCAGCGCTGGATCTTCACGCCGATCGAGAGCATCGAGGCGCCCGATCCGGTCAGGCTCATCATCAAGCTGAAGCAGCCAACGGCGAACTTCGTCTACGGACTGAGCTGGGGTGATGCGATCGTCGTCTCGTCGGCGACGGCAGCGAACAACAAGACCAATCCGATCGGCACTGGCCCTTTCAAGTTCGCGCGCTGGAACCGCGGCGACCGGCTCGAACTGGCACGCAACGACGAGTACTGGGGCGCCAAGCCTGCGCTGGCGAAGGCGGTCTTCCGCTTCATCTCCGACCCGCAGGCGCAGGTCGCGGCGCTCAGGGCCGGCGATATCGACGTCTTCACCAATCTCTCGGCGCCGGAAGCGATCCCGCAGCTCAAGGCTGATCCCAAGCTCAAGGTCACGCTCGGCAAGACCGAGGGCGAGACCATCCTCGCCATCAACAACGCCAAGGCGCCGTTCAGCGATGTCCGCGTACGCCAGGCGATCTCGCATGTGCTCGATCGCAAGACGATCGCGCTCGGCATCTATGGATTCGACCTCGACTATATCGGCAGCCATTTCTCGCCGCTGCACCCGGCTTATGTCGATCTGACCGGGACCTATCCGGTCGACCTCGCCAAGGCGAAGAGTCTGCTCGCTGCGGCCGGCTTCCCGAAGGGCTTTGAATGCACGCTGCGCCTGCCGCCGCCGGCCTATGCCAGGCGCGGCGGCGAGATCGTCGCGGCGCTATTGGCGCAAATCGGGATCACCGCGAAGATCGAGCCACTGGAATTCCCGCAATGGCTGGAGCGGGTGTTCAAGGCGCGGGATTTCGACCTGACGATCATCTCGCACACCGAGCCGCTCGACATCGCCAACTACGCCCGCGACGACTATTATTTCCAGTACAGGAACCCCGAGTTCAAGGCGCTGATCGAGAAGATCGATCGCACCGTCGACGAGGCCGAGCGCAACAAGCTCTATGGCGACGCCCAGCGCATGCTGGCGCGCGACGCTGTCAACGGCTTCCTCTTCATCCTGCCGAAGATCACGGTGACCAAGGCTGATCTCGACGGCATGTGGACCGACTGGCCGCTGCCGCTGACGCCGCTGGCGGAGGTGCGCTGGCGCTGA
- a CDS encoding ArsR/SmtB family transcription factor produces the protein MQDAHDLLFRTLADPTRRAIFERLCRDGEQTVGALTAQAGVSQPAVSKHLGVLKQAGLVRDRHAGRQTHYSAQLGALSPLIDWTSQMAGFWEARFDDLENLLTRMDQ, from the coding sequence ATGCAGGATGCTCACGATCTGCTGTTCAGGACGCTGGCCGACCCGACGCGGCGCGCCATCTTCGAGCGCTTGTGCCGGGACGGCGAGCAGACGGTCGGGGCGCTGACCGCGCAGGCCGGGGTCTCGCAACCGGCGGTCTCGAAACATCTCGGCGTGCTGAAGCAGGCCGGGCTGGTGCGCGATCGCCATGCCGGCCGCCAGACCCATTACAGCGCCCAGCTCGGCGCGCTCTCCCCGCTGATCGACTGGACCAGCCAGATGGCCGGGTTCTGGGAGGCGCGGTTCGACGACCTCGAAAATTTGCTCACAAGGATGGATCAATGA
- the kduI gene encoding 5-dehydro-4-deoxy-D-glucuronate isomerase — MTSAAKTIDERQAAHPRDVKGYDTETLRQDFLIERIFVPGEVALTYSHYDRMIVGGATPAAKPLTLDPFPPTGTPFFLARRELGVINLGGAGSVTVDGERFDLPSLDALYVGLGAKDVSFASADPANPAKFYLTSAPAHREAKHQLIRKEDANTIHLGASETSNKRTIRQYIMPNSTGTNQLVMGMTALEPGSVWNSMPCHTHTRRMEAYLYFNLDPAHRVFHFMGEPQQTRHLLVANEQAVIAPNWSIHCGCGTSNYAFVWAMAGDNVEFTDMDAAPVDTLR; from the coding sequence GTGACCAGTGCTGCAAAAACCATCGACGAACGTCAGGCTGCCCATCCGCGTGACGTGAAGGGCTACGACACCGAGACCCTGCGCCAGGACTTCCTGATTGAGCGCATCTTCGTGCCCGGCGAGGTCGCGCTGACCTATAGCCATTATGACCGCATGATCGTCGGCGGCGCGACGCCGGCCGCAAAGCCGCTGACGCTCGATCCGTTCCCGCCGACCGGCACGCCCTTCTTCCTGGCACGCCGCGAGCTCGGGGTGATCAATCTCGGCGGCGCCGGCTCGGTCACGGTCGATGGCGAGCGCTTCGACTTGCCGTCGCTCGACGCGCTCTATGTCGGCCTCGGCGCAAAGGACGTCTCCTTCGCCAGCGCCGACCCGGCCAACCCGGCGAAGTTCTACCTGACCAGCGCTCCGGCCCATCGCGAAGCCAAGCACCAGCTCATCCGCAAGGAAGACGCCAACACCATCCATCTTGGCGCTAGCGAAACCTCGAACAAGCGCACTATCCGGCAATACATCATGCCGAACAGCACCGGCACCAACCAGCTGGTGATGGGCATGACGGCGCTGGAGCCGGGGTCGGTCTGGAACTCTATGCCCTGCCACACGCATACGCGGCGGATGGAAGCCTATCTCTACTTCAACCTCGATCCCGCCCACCGCGTCTTCCACTTCATGGGTGAGCCGCAGCAGACCCGCCATTTGCTCGTCGCCAACGAGCAGGCGGTGATCGCGCCGAACTGGTCGATCCATTGCGGCTGCGGCACCTCGAACTATGCCTTCGTCTGGGCCATGGCCGGCGACAATGTCGAGTTCACCGACATGGACGCCGCCCCGGTGGATACGCTGCGCTGA
- a CDS encoding amidase gives MIEFADLSAVDMLRAFRSRELSPLEVTEAVIQRIEIWEPSLKALYAYDPDGARAAAKASEARWRKGEALALDGVPCTIKENIATRGTPVPLGTAAMELAPAAADAPPAQRLREAGCVILAKTTMPDYGMLSSGLSSFHELARNPFDLTKNPGGSSAGAGAAGAAGYGPLHVGTDIGGSIRLPAGWCGLVGLKPSFGRVPIDPTYYGRVAGPMTRTIADAALMMRELSKPDERDPMCLPPEEIAWGELEREPRGLRIGLQLEAGIGLPVEPEVRAAIVKAADAFRKAGAIVELAPPFLTQDMLDGLDDFWRQRAWAEIGALPRERQDKVLPYIYAWAERGRSLTGAQVHRGMSQMLTIRHAALKAIAPFDYVLSPVSPVPSFAAELASPLHDPERPFEHIVFTVAANMSDQPAISVHAGMTLSGLPIGLQITGKRFDDLGVLQMARAWERLRGQGPEWPRAPQHAG, from the coding sequence ATGATCGAGTTCGCCGATCTCAGCGCCGTCGACATGCTCCGGGCCTTCCGTTCGCGCGAGCTTTCGCCGCTTGAGGTCACCGAGGCGGTGATCCAGCGCATCGAGATCTGGGAGCCGTCGCTGAAGGCGCTCTATGCCTATGATCCTGATGGCGCCCGCGCCGCCGCGAAGGCGAGCGAGGCGCGTTGGCGCAAGGGCGAGGCGCTGGCGCTCGACGGCGTGCCCTGCACCATCAAGGAGAACATCGCGACCAGGGGCACCCCCGTGCCACTCGGCACGGCGGCGATGGAGCTTGCCCCCGCAGCGGCCGACGCCCCGCCGGCGCAGCGCCTGCGCGAAGCCGGCTGCGTCATCCTCGCCAAGACGACGATGCCCGATTACGGCATGCTCTCCTCCGGCCTGTCGAGCTTCCATGAGCTGGCGCGCAACCCGTTCGACCTCACCAAGAACCCGGGTGGCTCGTCGGCCGGGGCCGGGGCGGCGGGAGCGGCCGGCTACGGGCCCCTGCATGTCGGCACCGATATCGGCGGCTCAATCCGCCTGCCGGCCGGCTGGTGCGGGCTCGTCGGCCTGAAGCCGAGCTTCGGCCGCGTGCCGATCGACCCGACCTATTACGGCCGCGTCGCCGGGCCGATGACGCGCACCATCGCCGATGCTGCGCTGATGATGCGCGAACTCTCCAAGCCGGACGAGCGCGACCCGATGTGCCTGCCACCGGAGGAGATCGCCTGGGGCGAGCTCGAGCGCGAGCCGCGCGGGCTCAGGATCGGATTGCAGCTCGAAGCCGGCATCGGCCTGCCGGTCGAGCCGGAGGTGAGAGCGGCGATCGTCAAGGCGGCCGACGCCTTCCGCAAGGCGGGTGCGATCGTCGAGCTGGCGCCGCCCTTCCTGACGCAGGACATGCTCGACGGGCTCGACGATTTCTGGCGCCAGCGCGCCTGGGCCGAGATCGGCGCGCTACCGAGGGAGCGGCAGGACAAGGTGCTGCCCTATATCTACGCCTGGGCCGAGCGCGGCCGCTCGCTCACCGGAGCGCAGGTCCATCGCGGCATGAGCCAGATGCTGACGATCCGCCATGCGGCGCTGAAAGCGATCGCGCCCTTCGACTATGTGCTCTCGCCGGTCTCGCCGGTGCCGAGCTTTGCCGCCGAGCTCGCTTCGCCACTCCACGATCCCGAGCGGCCGTTCGAGCACATCGTTTTCACCGTTGCCGCCAACATGTCGGACCAGCCGGCGATCTCGGTGCATGCCGGCATGACTTTATCCGGCCTGCCGATCGGTCTGCAGATCACCGGGAAACGCTTCGACGATCTCGGCGTGCTGCAGATGGCGCGGGCCTGGGAGCGCTTGCGCGGGCAAGGACCGGAATGGCCTCGCGCTCCCCAGCACGCGGGTTGA
- a CDS encoding DUF1801 domain-containing protein: MKQANERTDAASASEQIDARIAELTDWRGAALARVRAIIRQADPEVVETWKWRGVPVWEHAGIICTGETYKGAVKLTFAKGASLPDPAGLFNSSLDGNTRRAIDIHASSAIDEAALAALIRAAVALNTAGKKPKKA, from the coding sequence ATGAAGCAGGCAAATGAGAGAACCGACGCAGCCTCGGCCTCCGAGCAGATCGACGCCCGGATCGCGGAACTGACCGATTGGCGCGGGGCGGCGCTCGCCAGGGTCCGCGCCATCATCCGGCAGGCCGATCCCGAGGTGGTCGAAACCTGGAAATGGCGCGGCGTCCCGGTCTGGGAGCATGCCGGCATCATTTGCACCGGCGAGACCTATAAGGGCGCGGTCAAGCTGACCTTCGCCAAGGGCGCTTCGCTGCCCGATCCCGCCGGCCTGTTCAATTCCAGCCTGGACGGCAACACGAGGCGCGCGATCGACATCCATGCGAGCTCCGCGATCGACGAAGCGGCGCTGGCAGCGCTCATTCGGGCTGCGGTAGCGCTGAACACGGCCGGGAAGAAACCGAAGAAGGCCTGA
- a CDS encoding ABC transporter permease: MSAVAPRSRPRRWWAGPSFLAGLLLGGLVVAMALISYLWTPYEPTQMAILKRLRPPSAEHWFGTDQFGRDVFSMIMVGARNSLAVGLGAVGLGLTVGSALGLIAAIRRDGLLDNLIMRMADFSHAFPAVLSAIMISAVWGPGMMNAVIAIALVSLPYFARLARGAALQCWALDYVLAARAAGLTEMAITRHHVLPNIAGVLVVQATIQFALAILAEAGLSYLGLGTQPPAPSWGRMLNEAQTFMAAQPWLAIFPGAAIALSVLAFNLLGDGLRDAVDPRMRRSRD, translated from the coding sequence ATGAGCGCGGTCGCGCCCCGTTCGCGCCCGCGGCGCTGGTGGGCCGGCCCGTCCTTCCTGGCCGGCCTGCTGCTCGGCGGGCTCGTCGTCGCGATGGCGCTGATCTCCTATCTCTGGACGCCCTATGAGCCGACCCAGATGGCGATCCTGAAGCGCCTGCGGCCGCCTTCGGCCGAGCACTGGTTCGGTACCGACCAGTTCGGCCGCGACGTGTTCTCGATGATCATGGTCGGCGCCCGCAATTCGCTGGCGGTGGGACTTGGCGCAGTTGGGCTCGGCCTGACCGTCGGCAGCGCGCTCGGGCTGATCGCGGCGATCCGGCGCGACGGGCTGCTCGACAACCTGATCATGCGTATGGCCGATTTCAGCCACGCTTTCCCGGCCGTGCTCTCGGCGATCATGATCAGCGCGGTCTGGGGTCCCGGCATGATGAACGCCGTGATCGCGATCGCGCTGGTCAGCCTGCCCTATTTCGCAAGACTTGCTCGGGGAGCGGCGCTGCAATGCTGGGCGCTCGATTATGTGCTGGCGGCGCGCGCAGCCGGGCTGACCGAGATGGCGATCACGCGCCATCATGTCCTGCCCAACATCGCCGGCGTGCTGGTGGTGCAGGCGACGATCCAGTTCGCGCTCGCCATCCTGGCCGAGGCCGGCCTGTCCTATCTCGGGCTCGGCACGCAGCCGCCGGCGCCGTCCTGGGGCCGGATGCTGAACGAGGCGCAGACCTTCATGGCGGCGCAGCCCTGGCTGGCGATCTTCCCGGGCGCAGCGATCGCGCTCTCGGTGCTGGCCTTCAATTTGCTGGGCGACGGCTTGCGCGACGCGGTCGATCCGCGCATGCGCCGGTCCCGGGATTAG
- a CDS encoding SDR family NAD(P)-dependent oxidoreductase translates to MDLMLNGKRALVTGGSRGIGRAIARQLALEGVDVVIAARNQAELDAAAAELARETGRKVVGLTVDTQDDASVKAVVAGTVAALGGLDILVNAAAKPGGQATPPKLAEITDALFFDDVNVKVMGYLRMAREAAPAMEANGWGRIINISGLAARLTGSTIGSIRNVAVAALTKNLADELGPKGINVTVVHPGTTRTEKTPGVVAARAAASGMAAEEVERRMAANVTIGRLVDMAEVADIVAFLASPRSVAINGDAIACGGGSKGAIHY, encoded by the coding sequence ATGGATCTGATGCTGAACGGCAAGCGCGCTCTGGTCACGGGCGGCAGCAGGGGGATCGGCCGCGCCATTGCGCGGCAGCTGGCGCTCGAGGGCGTCGACGTCGTCATCGCCGCGCGCAACCAGGCGGAGCTCGACGCTGCCGCTGCCGAGCTGGCGCGGGAGACCGGCCGCAAGGTCGTCGGCCTGACCGTGGACACGCAGGACGATGCCTCGGTGAAGGCAGTCGTTGCCGGCACGGTCGCGGCGCTGGGTGGGCTCGACATCTTAGTCAATGCCGCTGCCAAGCCGGGCGGGCAGGCGACGCCGCCCAAGCTCGCCGAGATCACCGACGCGCTGTTCTTCGACGACGTCAACGTCAAGGTGATGGGTTATCTCAGGATGGCGCGCGAGGCGGCGCCCGCGATGGAAGCCAATGGCTGGGGCCGGATCATCAACATCAGCGGGCTCGCGGCGCGCCTGACCGGTTCGACCATTGGCTCGATCCGCAATGTTGCCGTCGCGGCGCTGACCAAGAACCTCGCCGACGAGCTCGGCCCGAAGGGCATCAACGTCACGGTAGTGCATCCCGGCACGACGCGCACCGAGAAGACGCCGGGCGTGGTTGCGGCGCGGGCTGCGGCGTCCGGAATGGCGGCCGAGGAGGTCGAGCGCCGCATGGCCGCCAATGTCACGATCGGCCGGCTGGTCGACATGGCCGAGGTCGCCGACATCGTCGCCTTCCTGGCCTCACCGCGCAGCGTCGCGATCAATGGCGACGCGATCGCCTGCGGCGGTGGCTCGAAGGGCGCGATCCACTACTGA
- the uxaC gene encoding glucuronate isomerase — MLLHDDRLLPAEPVTRGIARRLYAGIRDLPIISPHGHTDPRWFAENEPFPDPATLFVKPDHYIFRMLYSQGVRLEQLGIARKDGGEVEADPRKVWKLFASNWHLFRGTPTRLWFEHAAWTIFGITERLSAESADRIYDRIAEQLEQDAMRPRALFERFNIEAIATTEGALDPLKWHDMIKDSGWGGKVVTAYRPDSVVDPEFEGFKGNLEQFGELTGEDVGSWNGYLEAHRKRRAYFIEHGATSSDHGHATARTANLTSAECEKLFAKILKGKFSAEDADVFRGQMLTEMAKMSLDDGLVLQIHPGSHRNHNPHLFEQFGRDMGSDIPRGMDYVSALKPLLDAVGNEPNLTVIAFTLDETSYSRELAPLAGHYPALKLGPGWWFLDAPEAMLRFRELTTETAGFYNTVGFNDDTRAYLSIPARHDVARRCDCAYLAKLVAEHRLDEDEAAEVAHDLAYRLAKEAYRL, encoded by the coding sequence ATGCTGCTGCACGACGATCGTCTTTTGCCTGCCGAACCGGTGACCCGCGGAATCGCGCGCCGCCTCTATGCCGGCATTCGCGACCTGCCGATCATCTCGCCGCACGGCCACACGGATCCGCGCTGGTTCGCCGAGAACGAGCCGTTCCCCGATCCGGCGACCCTCTTCGTCAAGCCGGACCACTACATCTTCCGCATGCTCTATTCGCAGGGTGTCCGGCTCGAACAGCTCGGCATCGCCCGCAAGGACGGTGGCGAGGTCGAAGCCGATCCGCGCAAGGTCTGGAAGCTCTTCGCCAGCAACTGGCATTTGTTCCGGGGCACGCCGACCAGGCTCTGGTTCGAGCATGCGGCTTGGACGATCTTCGGCATCACCGAGCGCCTCTCGGCCGAGAGCGCCGACCGCATCTATGACCGCATCGCCGAGCAGCTGGAGCAGGACGCGATGCGCCCGCGCGCCCTGTTCGAGCGCTTCAACATCGAGGCGATCGCGACGACCGAGGGCGCGCTCGATCCGCTGAAGTGGCACGACATGATCAAGGACTCAGGCTGGGGCGGCAAGGTCGTCACCGCCTATCGTCCCGACAGCGTGGTCGATCCCGAATTCGAGGGCTTCAAGGGCAATCTCGAGCAGTTCGGCGAGCTGACAGGCGAGGATGTCGGCAGCTGGAACGGCTATCTCGAAGCCCACCGCAAGCGCCGCGCCTATTTCATCGAGCACGGCGCGACCTCCTCCGACCATGGCCATGCCACGGCCCGCACCGCCAACCTGACCTCGGCCGAGTGCGAGAAGCTCTTCGCCAAGATCCTGAAAGGCAAGTTCTCGGCCGAGGACGCCGACGTCTTCCGCGGCCAGATGCTGACCGAGATGGCGAAGATGAGCCTCGACGACGGGCTCGTCCTGCAGATCCATCCCGGTTCCCACCGCAACCACAACCCGCATCTGTTCGAACAGTTCGGCCGCGACATGGGCTCCGACATCCCGCGCGGCATGGACTATGTCTCGGCGCTGAAGCCCTTGCTCGACGCCGTCGGCAACGAGCCGAACCTCACCGTCATCGCCTTCACCCTCGACGAGACCAGCTATTCGCGCGAGCTCGCTCCGCTCGCTGGCCATTACCCGGCGCTGAAGCTCGGGCCTGGCTGGTGGTTCCTCGATGCGCCCGAGGCGATGCTGCGCTTCCGCGAGCTCACCACCGAGACCGCCGGCTTCTACAACACCGTCGGCTTCAACGACGACACGCGCGCCTATCTCTCGATCCCGGCGCGCCACGACGTCGCCCGCCGCTGCGACTGCGCCTACCTCGCCAAGCTCGTCGCCGAGCATCGGCTCGACGAGGACGAGGCTGCCGAAGTCGCCCATGATCTCGCCTACCGCCTGGCCAAGGAGGCTTACCGGCTGTGA